Proteins encoded together in one Flavobacteriales bacterium window:
- the aroC gene encoding chorismate synthase, with protein sequence MNSIGKLFRLTTFGESHGAAIGGIIDGCPAGLSLDLERIQSELDRRKPGQSSITTQRKESDIVQFHSGIFEGKTTGAPIGFTIPNKDSKSQDYSHLKDTFRPSHSDFSYTKKYGFRDYRGGGRSSARETANWVVAGAIAKQLLSDVKINAFVSSVGAISIDKPYQELDFSHIESNSVRCPDSATAHKMMALIEEVKNDGDTIGGIITGVVQNVPQGLGEPIFDKLHASLGKALLSINAVKGIEFGSGFCSTEMRGSQHNDIFNPDGTTQSNLSGGIQGGISNGMDIYFRVAFKPVSTLMKEQKSIDASGQEVMLEGKGRHDACVLPRAVPVVEAMTALVLADMYLLNKNSKL encoded by the coding sequence ATGAATTCTATAGGAAAGCTATTTCGTTTAACTACATTTGGAGAATCTCATGGTGCTGCCATAGGTGGAATAATTGACGGTTGTCCTGCTGGATTATCATTAGATTTAGAACGTATCCAATCTGAATTGGATAGAAGAAAACCTGGTCAATCTTCCATTACTACTCAGAGAAAAGAAAGTGATATTGTTCAGTTTCACTCTGGAATTTTTGAAGGCAAAACTACAGGAGCACCTATAGGATTTACTATTCCAAATAAAGACTCTAAATCTCAAGACTACAGTCATTTGAAAGACACTTTTAGACCGTCCCATTCCGACTTTAGTTATACCAAGAAATACGGTTTTAGAGATTATAGAGGTGGCGGTCGTTCTTCGGCTAGAGAAACTGCCAATTGGGTGGTTGCTGGTGCAATTGCTAAGCAATTACTGTCAGATGTAAAAATTAATGCTTTTGTTTCATCAGTAGGAGCAATTTCTATTGATAAACCTTATCAAGAATTGGATTTCTCACACATTGAAAGTAATAGTGTGCGTTGCCCTGATTCAGCTACGGCACATAAAATGATGGCCTTGATAGAGGAAGTTAAAAACGATGGTGATACCATTGGAGGTATCATTACTGGAGTAGTTCAAAATGTCCCACAAGGATTGGGCGAACCAATTTTTGATAAGCTACACGCTAGTTTAGGAAAAGCACTTTTATCCATAAACGCTGTCAAAGGAATAGAGTTTGGTAGTGGTTTTTGTTCTACTGAAATGAGAGGTAGTCAGCACAATGATATTTTTAATCCTGATGGAACAACTCAAAGTAACCTTTCTGGAGGAATACAAGGAGGTATAAGTAATGGTATGGACATCTATTTTAGAGTGGCCTTTAAACCAGTTTCTACTTTGATGAAAGAGCAAAAAAGTATTGATGCAAGTGGACAAGAAGTTATGTTAGAGGGAAAAGGTCGTCATGACGCCTGTGTATTGCCAAGAGCAGTTCCTGTTGTTGAGGCTATGACAGCATTGGTTCTTGCCGACATGTATTTACTCAATAAAAATTCAAAACTTTAA
- a CDS encoding dicarboxylate/amino acid:cation symporter — protein MRKLALHWKIIIGMVLGVFYGLVASKMGWVDFTNDWIKPWGKIFINLLKLIAVPLVFASLIKGVSSLSDISKLSRIGGKTIGMYLFTTVVAVTFGLLLVNIIQPGTSFSEEKRMELKEQYASNAASKIASAKNVKEDGPLQFIVDMVPSNFIQATGNNKNMLQVIFFAILFGIAMVMLPSEKTSVVKAFFDGVNDIILQIVDLIMLTAPYGVFALLGGLVVDFGGSAELFQALGIYSLSVVIGLLLMIMVVYPLILKTFTKLNYFDFFKGIAPAQMLAFSTSSSAATLPVTMERCEDHLGVSEEVSSFVLPLGATINMDGTSLYQAVAAVFIAQAFGYDLDLSQQLTIVLTSTLASIGAAAVPGAGMVMLVIVLSSIGIDPEGIALIFAVDRLLDMLRTVVNVTGDATVATVVAATEDQLKDVTDKELMS, from the coding sequence ATGAGAAAGCTCGCTTTGCATTGGAAGATAATTATAGGAATGGTTCTGGGAGTGTTCTACGGACTTGTAGCTAGTAAAATGGGTTGGGTAGATTTCACCAACGACTGGATAAAACCATGGGGTAAAATCTTCATCAATTTATTAAAACTAATAGCTGTTCCATTAGTATTTGCTTCGCTTATAAAAGGGGTTAGTAGCTTGAGTGATATTTCTAAACTTTCTAGAATTGGAGGCAAAACTATTGGTATGTATCTTTTTACAACTGTAGTGGCGGTGACTTTTGGTTTATTATTGGTCAATATTATTCAACCTGGAACATCCTTTTCTGAAGAAAAAAGAATGGAGTTGAAAGAACAATATGCTTCAAATGCTGCTAGCAAAATAGCATCTGCTAAAAATGTTAAAGAAGATGGTCCTCTGCAATTCATTGTTGATATGGTGCCCAGCAATTTTATTCAAGCAACAGGCAACAATAAGAATATGTTACAAGTCATTTTCTTTGCTATTCTTTTTGGTATTGCTATGGTTATGCTTCCTTCAGAAAAGACTTCTGTTGTCAAAGCTTTCTTTGACGGTGTTAATGATATTATTTTACAAATAGTGGATTTAATAATGCTAACCGCTCCCTATGGTGTATTTGCATTACTAGGGGGCTTAGTCGTTGATTTTGGAGGATCTGCCGAGCTTTTCCAAGCTCTAGGTATTTATTCTTTAAGCGTTGTTATTGGACTGCTTCTTATGATAATGGTCGTTTATCCTCTTATTTTAAAAACCTTTACTAAGCTTAATTATTTTGATTTTTTCAAGGGTATTGCTCCTGCACAGATGTTAGCATTTTCTACCAGCTCAAGTGCAGCAACATTACCTGTTACTATGGAAAGATGTGAAGACCATCTCGGTGTTTCCGAAGAAGTTTCATCTTTTGTTTTGCCATTAGGGGCTACTATAAATATGGACGGAACTTCTTTGTATCAGGCCGTAGCGGCTGTATTTATTGCTCAAGCCTTTGGGTATGATTTAGATTTAAGCCAACAACTGACTATTGTTTTAACCTCTACTTTAGCCTCTATTGGTGCAGCAGCAGTTCCTGGTGCAGGAATGGTCATGCTAGTTATAGTGTTAAGCTCTATTGGTATTGATCCTGAAGGAATAGCACTTATTTTTGCTGTAGACAGGTTATTAGATATGCTAAGAACGGTAGTAAATGTTACTGGCGATGCTACTGTAGCAACAGTAGTTGCAGCTACTGAGGATCAATTAAAAGATGTAACAGATAAAGAATTAATGAGCTAA
- a CDS encoding PD40 domain-containing protein produces the protein MRVLLYIFLCFNFTLLAQDNCNLDVDATAKKHFNKAKRLADGLRYSESIHNIKKALEIQSNYPNAYFLMGRIYELKKDMDNAKLYYEKTIEVCPMHSPLVYWFLASAAMEDKSFKQAKKYLNSYLEFLSLPEENKAMARQKIKTAEFYDDMYSNPVPFAPKAVKGVSTANDEYLSALSPDNEFAYYTRRSTKQKIGMLRPETVEEFTVSAKKDGKFDKGKKMPYPFNMRPNEGGPSLSIDNRELFFTICTNENGYKNCDIYYTKKKYEDWSELKRLKYPINKGDSWESQPTISSDGNTLIFSSIREGGLGGSDLYSVNRDENGNWGNLKSLNVNTEGNEKSPFLHPDSETLYFSSDTHLGLGGLDIFYCKKDSTGNWANPVNIGYPINSENDDLAFFVSTDGKTAYFSSNKLSGVGGWDLYEFPLHRAARPEKVLFIKGDVKAEQGEILFDAVVEVKSMNSKKVSRIEVNQESGQYVGVVNIQEDEDVMVTVKSKDYAFNSQYISSDDSYFHKPADLDFEMQAIEEGKSFRINNIYFNTDAFELNQQAKNVLSSFTEFMDLNPSVSVAIHGHTDDVGDNTSNLELSTKRAQEVHDYLISIGVDANRLSFKGFGESKPLVANDTQEGKATNRRTEFFITKK, from the coding sequence ATGAGAGTACTACTTTATATATTTCTGTGTTTCAATTTTACACTTTTAGCTCAAGATAATTGTAATCTTGATGTTGATGCGACTGCAAAAAAGCATTTTAACAAGGCCAAACGACTAGCTGATGGTCTTCGTTATTCAGAATCCATTCATAATATTAAAAAAGCTCTTGAGATTCAATCCAATTACCCTAATGCCTATTTTTTAATGGGGAGGATATATGAGCTTAAAAAGGATATGGATAATGCCAAGCTCTACTATGAAAAAACTATTGAGGTATGTCCTATGCATTCACCTTTAGTGTATTGGTTTTTGGCTAGTGCGGCTATGGAAGATAAATCATTCAAACAAGCCAAAAAATATTTAAATAGCTATTTAGAGTTTCTTTCTTTGCCTGAAGAAAATAAGGCTATGGCTAGACAGAAAATTAAAACCGCCGAGTTTTACGACGATATGTATTCGAACCCTGTTCCTTTTGCTCCAAAAGCTGTCAAAGGTGTCAGTACAGCAAATGATGAATACCTCTCAGCACTATCGCCGGACAATGAGTTTGCTTATTACACTCGAAGAAGTACCAAACAAAAAATAGGTATGCTACGACCTGAAACAGTAGAGGAGTTTACAGTCTCAGCAAAGAAAGATGGTAAATTCGATAAAGGAAAAAAGATGCCATACCCCTTCAATATGCGACCAAATGAGGGAGGGCCTAGTTTGTCAATAGATAATAGAGAGTTATTTTTTACTATTTGTACCAATGAAAATGGCTACAAAAATTGTGACATTTATTATACAAAGAAAAAGTACGAAGATTGGTCGGAGTTAAAGCGATTAAAATACCCGATTAATAAAGGCGATAGTTGGGAATCCCAACCTACTATTTCTTCCGATGGAAATACGCTTATTTTTAGCAGTATTAGAGAAGGAGGGCTAGGTGGTTCGGACTTGTATAGTGTTAATAGAGATGAAAATGGTAATTGGGGCAACTTAAAATCCCTTAATGTTAATACAGAAGGTAATGAGAAATCACCATTTTTACACCCAGATAGTGAAACCTTGTATTTTTCTTCTGACACGCATTTAGGATTGGGAGGGTTGGATATATTCTACTGTAAAAAAGATTCTACAGGTAATTGGGCAAATCCAGTAAATATTGGCTATCCCATAAATAGTGAAAATGACGATTTAGCATTTTTTGTAAGTACCGATGGTAAAACAGCTTATTTCTCGTCAAATAAGCTATCTGGAGTCGGTGGTTGGGATTTGTATGAATTTCCATTACACAGAGCCGCAAGACCCGAAAAAGTACTTTTTATAAAAGGAGATGTTAAAGCTGAACAAGGAGAAATATTATTTGATGCTGTTGTTGAGGTTAAGTCAATGAATTCAAAGAAAGTTAGTCGTATTGAAGTTAACCAAGAGAGTGGTCAGTACGTAGGTGTTGTCAATATCCAAGAAGATGAAGATGTAATGGTTACAGTTAAGAGTAAAGACTACGCTTTTAATTCTCAGTATATATCTTCTGACGATAGTTATTTTCATAAGCCAGCAGACTTAGATTTTGAAATGCAGGCTATTGAGGAAGGTAAATCCTTTCGCATAAATAACATCTATTTTAATACAGATGCTTTCGAATTGAATCAACAAGCCAAAAATGTACTTAGCAGTTTTACGGAGTTCATGGACTTGAATCCAAGCGTTAGTGTCGCAATTCATGGCCATACTGATGATGTCGGAGATAACACTTCTAACCTAGAGCTTTCTACAAAAAGAGCTCAAGAAGTTCATGATTATCTCATATCAATAGGTGTTGACGCCAACCGCCTATCTTTTAAAGGCTTTGGAGAGTCAAAACCTTTGGTTGCAAATGATACGCAAGAAGGCAAGGCAACTAATCGAAGAACAGAATTCTTTATTACTAAAAAATAG